A single Lactuca sativa cultivar Salinas chromosome 8, Lsat_Salinas_v11, whole genome shotgun sequence DNA region contains:
- the LOC111876704 gene encoding uncharacterized protein LOC111876704: MDKDNNIIFDGNSESRLYVGNLDMRITEGALIKMFSPFGKIVFEDFLWHTRGPKRGEPRGYAFVQFSTMEEAKLAKEKMHGKLACGRPLVVRLAKEKYLMEMAEKSGGSGSGSGSGSGSGSESNGLGNGSGQMARSAKIAAIKNKLKAMEESDHVTKRQKQK, encoded by the exons ATG GACAAAGATAACAATATCATTTTTGATGGAAACAGTGAAAGCCGACTATATGTAGGCAACCTTGATATGAGAATAACAGA AGGCGCTCTCATAAAAATGTTCTCCCCATTTGGAAAAATCGTGTTTGAGGATTTCCTTTGGCATACTCGCGGCCCAAAACGAGGCGAGCCACGTGGCTATGCATTTGTCCAGTTCAGCACCATGGAG GAAGCTAAACTGGCCAAGGAGAAAATGCATGGGAAATTGGCATGTGGAAGGCCTTTAGTAGTGCGACTTGCTAAAGAGAAGTACTTGATGGAAATGGCTGAAAAATCaggtggtagtggtagtggtagtggtagtggtagtggtagtggtagtgaGTCAAATGGATTGGGTAACGGGTCGGGTCAAATGGCCCGAAGTGCAAAAATAGCTGCAATAAAGAACAAATTGAAGGCCATGGAAGAAAGTGATCATGTTACAAAGAGACAGAAACAAAAGTAG